The following coding sequences lie in one Methanohalophilus levihalophilus genomic window:
- a CDS encoding NOP5/NOP56 family protein: MDNWFGEVEISDDGDIEKCNLSGRDPKELAERIRQIQKKANAFPAGVELRELARKCDFAADDSEYLSILQQACVEAARESIKESYTPDLPIIHAVGAIDDVDEAVNLLAERLSVWYGDHFPELDLKTFDLASFVETRGLRDDVSPDDAFYELTKNSMGCPMNEKDGLILKGFAGDISSLYERRSALEQYIRDNMEEVAPNLCYLAGPLLGARLMSMAGSLKKLASMPSSTVQVIGANNALFKHLRSKAPSPKHGIIFNHPLVKSSSPRNRGKISRALAAKISLAARTDAFSGEFHPSIKDELDKKVASIESRQKKEAHK; the protein is encoded by the coding sequence TTGGATAACTGGTTTGGAGAAGTGGAAATTTCCGATGACGGAGATATAGAAAAATGCAATCTTTCAGGCAGGGATCCAAAAGAACTTGCTGAAAGAATCCGCCAGATCCAGAAAAAAGCAAATGCTTTTCCTGCTGGTGTTGAGTTGAGGGAGCTTGCCCGGAAATGTGATTTTGCCGCAGATGATTCCGAATACCTTTCAATTTTACAGCAGGCCTGTGTGGAAGCAGCACGTGAATCCATAAAAGAATCCTACACTCCGGACTTGCCGATTATCCACGCTGTTGGGGCAATTGATGACGTTGACGAGGCAGTAAACCTGCTTGCAGAGCGCCTTTCGGTCTGGTACGGGGATCACTTTCCGGAACTCGATCTAAAAACATTCGATCTTGCATCCTTTGTTGAAACAAGGGGATTAAGGGATGATGTTTCGCCGGATGATGCTTTTTATGAGCTTACTAAGAATTCAATGGGTTGCCCAATGAATGAAAAGGATGGCCTGATCCTGAAAGGTTTTGCAGGTGATATTTCATCTTTATACGAGCGTCGCTCTGCCCTTGAGCAATACATCAGGGACAACATGGAAGAAGTTGCTCCAAATCTTTGCTATCTGGCAGGTCCTCTGCTCGGAGCACGGCTCATGAGCATGGCAGGAAGTCTCAAAAAGCTGGCTTCAATGCCTTCAAGCACTGTTCAGGTAATTGGTGCAAACAACGCCTTGTTCAAGCACCTTCGCTCAAAAGCACCATCTCCAAAACATGGTATTATTTTCAATCACCCGCTGGTAAAAAGTTCATCCCCAAGAAACCGGGGTAAAATTTCCCGTGCGCTGGCCGCAAAAATAAGCCTCGCCGCCAGAACGGATGCGTTTTCAGGAGAATTCCATCCGTCTATTAAAGACGAGCTGGATAAAAAAGTGGCTTCAATTGAATCCCGCCAGAAAAAGGAGGCACATAAATGA
- a CDS encoding fibrillarin-like rRNA/tRNA 2'-O-methyltransferase produces MRVQEISSGIYETQGGRKKQIATRNLVPGNTVYGERTLEDDSVEYRIWNPRRSKLGAMAVRKFQMPFSKDSRVLYLGAASGTTVSHVSDMVPEGVVYAVEFAPSTMRQLLRLCDARKNIVPLLADATRPVSYAHVVEPVDVIFQDVAQANQAEIAVENAKQFLKKDGYLLLSIKARSVDSTVAPEKIFKEQLKILSAAQGIKLKIVKKQNLSPFHIDHMGVVAQRID; encoded by the coding sequence ATGAGAGTGCAGGAAATTTCGAGTGGTATCTACGAAACACAGGGTGGCAGGAAGAAGCAGATAGCCACGCGAAACCTTGTTCCGGGAAATACCGTGTATGGTGAGAGAACACTCGAAGATGATTCTGTTGAATACCGTATCTGGAACCCGCGTCGCAGTAAGCTTGGTGCAATGGCAGTCAGGAAATTCCAGATGCCCTTTTCAAAGGACAGCAGGGTTCTATATCTCGGTGCGGCTTCAGGTACCACGGTGAGCCATGTGTCAGATATGGTTCCAGAAGGCGTTGTTTATGCAGTTGAGTTTGCGCCTTCCACCATGAGACAACTTCTTCGGCTCTGCGATGCACGGAAAAATATTGTTCCTTTGCTTGCGGATGCCACAAGACCGGTATCCTATGCACATGTCGTGGAACCTGTGGATGTTATTTTTCAGGATGTTGCACAGGCCAACCAGGCGGAAATTGCTGTTGAGAATGCGAAGCAATTCCTCAAAAAGGATGGCTACCTCCTTCTTTCAATCAAGGCACGAAGCGTTGATTCTACCGTGGCTCCCGAGAAGATTTTCAAGGAGCAACTGAAAATCCTCTCTGCTGCACAGGGCATCAAATTGAAGATCGTGAAGAAGCAAAATCTTTCACCTTTCCATATTGATCATATGGGTGTTGTCGCCCAGAGAATAGATTGA
- a CDS encoding DUF2769 domain-containing protein: MEANSDLKKGMGKYFGVCPSYHHSKGCRCSNCPSYPGDDRYMYCARGVAESPAEDKGCLCRDCYVYHQFALEGDKFCMRNPE; this comes from the coding sequence TTGGAAGCTAATTCTGATCTGAAAAAGGGTATGGGGAAGTATTTCGGTGTTTGTCCCTCGTACCACCATTCAAAGGGATGCAGGTGTTCCAACTGCCCTTCATATCCGGGCGATGACAGGTATATGTATTGCGCAAGAGGTGTGGCTGAAAGCCCGGCAGAAGACAAGGGTTGCCTGTGCAGAGATTGTTATGTTTATCACCAGTTTGCCCTTGAGGGCGATAAATTTTGTATGAGGAATCCGGAATGA
- a CDS encoding rhodanese-like domain-containing protein encodes MKKLIAILLLFTLVSGCTEPQSTITAPATECGIYDINVHEAKALVDTGEMFIIDVRTVQEYEAGHLINSTLIPVSEISERLDEIPKDEPLLVYCRSGRRSTTAAGILEENGFCVIYDVDGGFNDWVAAGYPYE; translated from the coding sequence ATGAAAAAATTAATTGCAATTCTTTTACTTTTCACACTAGTTTCAGGTTGTACAGAGCCACAGTCAACTATAACAGCTCCAGCTACAGAGTGCGGAATCTATGATATCAACGTCCATGAAGCCAAGGCTCTTGTAGATACTGGCGAGATGTTCATTATTGACGTAAGGACAGTTCAGGAGTACGAAGCAGGCCACCTCATAAATTCAACCCTGATTCCGGTATCCGAAATCTCCGAAAGGCTGGATGAAATTCCCAAAGATGAGCCTTTATTGGTTTATTGCAGATCTGGCAGGCGCAGCACCACTGCCGCAGGCATTCTTGAGGAAAACGGGTTCTGTGTAATCTACGATGTCGACGGCGGGTTCAACGATTGGGTGGCTGCCGGTTATCCATACGAGTAA
- a CDS encoding class I SAM-dependent methyltransferase: MTGVNIDWGEVWKDQMMQHEDANALGEAEDIWGTYENAKKFWESSRKDKKRIEKSFSEIDFNENSRVLDIGAGPGSLALPLAEHVAHVTAVEPSDGMTQVLEENIVESGLSNITHIKKAWEDIDVKELPGPYDVIIASYSLHVPDMKQAIEKIQAVSNGNAYIYWFAGDTAWDEDYRKIWPALHNREYHPFPKSNIIYNILYDMGIYPNIETFELTHTTRYSSLDEAVKHYHSHYRISTPEQEDILREHLESILRKDGDDVVMEAPTRRVRMWWSNSA; the protein is encoded by the coding sequence ATGACTGGCGTGAATATTGATTGGGGAGAGGTCTGGAAAGACCAGATGATGCAACACGAGGATGCCAATGCCCTGGGGGAGGCGGAGGATATCTGGGGCACCTACGAGAATGCGAAGAAGTTTTGGGAATCCTCAAGAAAAGATAAAAAACGCATCGAGAAGTCTTTCAGCGAAATCGATTTTAATGAGAATTCAAGGGTTCTGGATATCGGTGCAGGTCCTGGTTCCCTCGCACTTCCTCTGGCTGAACATGTTGCCCATGTGACAGCAGTTGAGCCTTCTGATGGTATGACGCAGGTACTGGAAGAAAATATCGTGGAAAGTGGCCTTTCTAACATTACTCACATCAAGAAGGCATGGGAGGATATCGATGTTAAGGAACTTCCCGGTCCCTATGACGTAATAATCGCTTCCTATTCACTGCATGTTCCTGATATGAAGCAGGCAATTGAGAAGATTCAGGCTGTGAGTAACGGAAATGCTTACATTTACTGGTTTGCCGGAGATACTGCATGGGATGAAGATTATCGTAAAATCTGGCCGGCTCTGCACAACAGGGAATACCATCCATTCCCGAAAAGCAATATCATCTACAATATCCTTTACGATATGGGGATTTATCCAAATATCGAGACTTTTGAATTAACTCACACAACACGCTATTCATCACTTGATGAAGCGGTTAAACACTACCATTCCCATTACAGGATTTCCACTCCCGAGCAGGAGGATATCCTGAGGGAGCACCTTGAATCAATTCTCAGAAAAGATGGTGATGATGTGGTAATGGAAGCTCCGACAAGGCGGGTGAGGATGTGGTGGAGTAATTCCGCCTGA
- a CDS encoding endo alpha-1,4 polygalactosaminidase has product MEDRDFTSGIDYRQEMRIFVINIAACSRAQDPDFMIIPQNGQELLTENGEADGNPAETYIDAIDGVGREDLFYGYEDDNEPTPRDENEYMIGFLDVALDNEVAVLVTDYCSNHNDMDKSYSENHDNGYISFTADHRELDNIPDYPGKPYSSNDLDIVSLNDAQNFLYLINPDEYSDREDFLDSIRETNYDVIILDAFYDESLITAKEVASLKTKSNGGQRLVIAYMSIGEAEDYRYYWQDSWNNNEPSWIEEENPYWEGNYKVRYWERGWQEIIYGIDEAYLQLILDAGYDGVYLDIIDAFEYFEEND; this is encoded by the coding sequence GTGGAGGACAGAGACTTCACATCCGGAATCGACTACCGGCAGGAAATGCGAATCTTTGTCATCAATATCGCTGCCTGCTCAAGAGCGCAGGATCCCGATTTCATGATAATCCCCCAGAACGGACAGGAATTGCTGACAGAAAACGGGGAAGCTGATGGAAATCCGGCAGAAACATACATTGATGCGATTGACGGGGTCGGCAGGGAAGACCTGTTTTACGGTTATGAAGATGACAACGAACCCACCCCACGGGATGAAAATGAGTACATGATAGGATTTCTCGATGTGGCGTTGGACAACGAAGTTGCCGTACTGGTAACCGATTACTGCTCCAATCACAACGACATGGATAAATCATATTCCGAAAACCACGACAACGGCTACATATCATTTACCGCCGACCACAGGGAACTGGACAACATTCCTGACTACCCCGGAAAACCTTACAGTTCCAATGACCTCGATATTGTATCACTAAACGATGCACAAAATTTCCTCTACCTGATCAATCCCGACGAGTATTCAGACAGAGAGGATTTCCTTGATTCAATCCGTGAAACGAATTACGACGTCATAATTCTGGATGCATTCTATGATGAATCACTGATCACAGCCAAAGAAGTAGCATCCCTGAAAACAAAGAGCAATGGTGGGCAGCGCCTCGTTATCGCCTACATGAGCATCGGGGAAGCCGAGGATTACAGGTATTATTGGCAGGATAGCTGGAACAACAATGAGCCATCATGGATTGAGGAAGAAAATCCCTACTGGGAAGGCAATTACAAAGTCCGCTACTGGGAAAGAGGATGGCAGGAGATCATATACGGCATTGATGAAGCCTATCTTCAGCTTATTCTCGATGCGGGATATGATGGTGTTTATCTGGACATAATTGATGCCTTTGAATATTTCGAGGAAAACGACTAA
- a CDS encoding potassium channel family protein, with protein MPISNDKLAQKIENTLEIPMIFLAILVLPIVTIELGIIETNPDLMATAQLIDDIIWFIFLAEYLILITLHTNKSTYTRNNWFMVLILILTPPIIVPESFAALRSLRALRTLRVARGFRVLIAFHRGLKPISDIFQKNSLHYVTSVSVFLIVTAGVVFSHLEQMKPYEGIWWALTTVTTVGYGDLYPESVEGRILAFFVMLIGIGFVSVLTANIAAYFVESDNENEKYATESDIKALLLKMDVLSEKIEEIDNKLSEK; from the coding sequence ATGCCTATATCAAACGATAAGCTAGCACAGAAAATTGAGAATACTTTGGAAATACCAATGATATTCTTAGCCATCCTTGTTTTGCCAATTGTTACAATTGAGCTTGGCATAATTGAGACAAATCCAGATTTGATGGCTACAGCACAACTTATCGACGACATAATCTGGTTTATATTTCTTGCAGAATACCTCATCTTGATTACACTTCACACCAACAAATCCACCTATACTCGAAACAATTGGTTTATGGTTTTGATACTGATTCTCACCCCTCCAATTATTGTACCGGAGAGCTTTGCTGCACTTAGATCACTCCGAGCATTGCGCACTCTTCGGGTTGCTAGAGGATTCAGAGTCTTGATTGCTTTTCACAGAGGACTAAAACCAATCTCCGATATTTTCCAGAAAAACTCACTTCATTATGTAACAAGCGTCTCAGTCTTCTTAATTGTAACAGCAGGAGTTGTTTTTAGCCATCTTGAACAAATGAAACCCTATGAAGGCATTTGGTGGGCTTTAACCACTGTAACAACTGTAGGCTATGGAGACCTCTATCCAGAAAGTGTCGAGGGGAGAATACTTGCTTTCTTTGTCATGTTAATAGGAATTGGATTCGTTTCCGTTCTAACTGCAAACATAGCCGCTTACTTCGTTGAATCAGACAATGAAAACGAGAAATATGCTACAGAGAGCGATATCAAAGCCTTGCTTCTCAAAATGGATGTATTGTCAGAAAAGATAGAAGAAATTGATAACAAGTTATCTGAAAAATAA
- the purH gene encoding bifunctional phosphoribosylaminoimidazolecarboxamide formyltransferase/IMP cyclohydrolase — translation MVKRALLSVSDKTGIVEFARGLKQLDIEIISTGGTARILRDEGIETTDVSEVTGFPEMMGGRVKTLHPHIHGGLLCMRENPDHVEDAERLSIGLIDMVVVNLYPFEITISKDEVNLEEAIENIDIGGPTLLRAAAKNYSAVTVVSDPDDYGHILKELRSTGVTSIETREKLAVKAFRHTANYDSTIDTYLSSTLLGEEALRMNFTEGTKLRYGENWHQEAMFYRDTKVTGPSLANCRQLHGKELSYNNYIDADNALQTVKEIGNGNPAVVIVKHNNPCGLATGKTLEQALQAAWDGDPISAFGSIICTNTVFDLKAAEYLKGKFVEIILAPGFEHDALEYLKNKSKDLRLLELPQLNEPFDVDCTYKYVIGGMLKQSRNIGLYEKWDCVTDAAFPEEKRKLAEFCIAACKSTKSNAVNLAYEYDDGCYIMLAMGAGQPNRVDSIRKLSATKARENLKLIYEREQPDVDFEEYCNKIMSECVMASDAFFPFDDSIIHANEHNIKYIVSPGGSIRDAEVIATANRLGVSLVFTGMRHFLH, via the coding sequence TTGGTAAAAAGGGCATTGCTGAGCGTTTCCGACAAAACTGGAATTGTCGAATTTGCGCGCGGGCTCAAGCAACTTGACATAGAGATTATATCCACCGGAGGCACAGCAAGAATCCTCCGTGACGAAGGCATAGAAACAACTGACGTATCAGAGGTCACCGGATTCCCCGAAATGATGGGAGGCCGGGTTAAAACACTTCATCCACACATCCACGGCGGACTGCTGTGCATGAGAGAAAACCCGGATCATGTGGAAGATGCTGAGAGGCTTTCCATTGGACTTATCGATATGGTAGTAGTAAATCTCTATCCGTTTGAGATTACCATATCAAAGGACGAAGTAAATCTCGAGGAAGCCATTGAGAATATCGATATTGGCGGACCTACCCTCCTCAGGGCTGCTGCCAAGAATTACAGTGCAGTAACCGTTGTTTCCGATCCAGACGATTACGGACACATCCTCAAGGAGCTCCGCTCCACAGGTGTTACTTCCATCGAAACAAGGGAGAAACTTGCAGTCAAGGCATTCAGGCACACTGCAAATTACGACAGCACAATCGACACCTACCTGAGCAGCACGCTGCTGGGCGAGGAAGCGCTTCGCATGAATTTCACCGAGGGTACAAAATTAAGGTATGGTGAGAACTGGCACCAAGAAGCAATGTTCTACAGAGATACCAAAGTAACCGGACCCTCACTTGCCAACTGTCGCCAACTGCACGGCAAGGAACTTTCCTATAATAATTACATCGACGCCGACAATGCCCTCCAGACCGTGAAGGAAATCGGCAACGGCAACCCGGCTGTTGTTATTGTAAAGCACAACAACCCCTGCGGACTGGCCACAGGCAAAACCCTGGAGCAGGCATTACAGGCGGCATGGGACGGCGACCCAATTTCTGCATTCGGAAGCATTATCTGTACCAATACGGTCTTTGACCTGAAGGCTGCCGAGTACCTTAAGGGCAAATTTGTGGAAATCATTCTTGCACCGGGCTTTGAGCACGATGCACTGGAATATCTCAAAAACAAGAGCAAGGATCTCAGGTTACTGGAACTTCCACAGCTCAACGAGCCCTTTGACGTGGATTGCACTTACAAGTACGTCATCGGAGGCATGCTGAAGCAGTCGCGCAACATCGGCCTTTACGAGAAATGGGATTGTGTCACCGATGCAGCATTCCCTGAAGAAAAAAGGAAACTTGCAGAATTCTGCATTGCAGCCTGCAAGAGCACCAAATCCAATGCGGTAAACCTTGCATACGAATACGATGACGGATGCTACATTATGCTGGCAATGGGTGCAGGACAGCCTAACCGCGTGGATTCCATCCGCAAGCTTTCCGCAACCAAAGCCCGCGAGAACCTCAAACTAATCTACGAGAGGGAACAGCCCGACGTGGACTTTGAGGAATACTGCAACAAAATCATGTCCGAATGTGTCATGGCATCCGATGCGTTCTTCCCATTCGATGACAGCATCATCCATGCCAACGAGCACAATATCAAGTACATCGTATCTCCGGGCGGATCAATCCGCGACGCGGAAGTGATTGCCACTGCCAACAGGCTTGGTGTTTCACTTGTGTTTACCGGAATGAGGCATTTCCTTCACTGA
- a CDS encoding phosphoadenosine phosphosulfate reductase domain-containing protein → MSKPVYLGDLLLYWCPDCNVPVLGKKCGCGKKTFHVEITPPGDIRPAFEHDIEHINRIAKEQFNRPLLAENSVVVLNKAPYDDRMDEIIADGQVIASIRYETEKLRWMMLPRIEGAKRIVSMEGDELKKWVLIEDEVEKFLLKGASLLAPGVLDAEPSIELDDEVIIINSEKRVIATGRARMSGPEMAEAKKGIAVKPRKKDKGKKAPEVTPAFKSWEDVIEANSQILEKFQNEAYEFIHNTVEKVDRPLSVSYSGGKDSLATLHLVHECTNDYEIIFADTGLEFPETLQNVEDVAEFYDKTPTVKSVGNAFWESVDDFGPPSLEMRWCCKVCKLGPITQLIEDNFDEGCLTFVGQRKYESATRARSNRVWKNPWVANQTAASPIQDWTALHVWLYIFKNKLPYNPLYGKGFDRIGCWLCPSSSLADLMNLKETHPELDDRLSEMLLKYAEKMGLDPGWAEYGMWRWKKHPPAIQEMAEKLDITILPTRKDDTKLTFTSSSGYRPCKNGEITAEGSFSAALDLDHIRDTGMTITVGKTGYMSGVAHIRSDEKSVQLFASGNIVSRAKSEEEAKALLTKTRKTVLRVLGCVGCGVCVGRCPVSAISLKEKQAYVDESCTSCGNCIDSCPVVKFQ, encoded by the coding sequence ATGTCAAAACCTGTCTATCTTGGAGACCTTTTGCTTTACTGGTGCCCGGATTGTAATGTGCCTGTGCTTGGAAAGAAATGCGGATGCGGCAAGAAAACATTCCATGTGGAAATCACGCCTCCGGGAGACATACGTCCTGCTTTTGAACATGATATCGAGCACATCAACCGGATTGCAAAGGAGCAGTTCAATCGGCCACTACTTGCAGAAAACAGTGTTGTTGTCCTTAACAAGGCTCCATATGACGACAGGATGGACGAAATAATTGCAGACGGACAGGTAATCGCAAGCATCAGGTATGAGACCGAGAAACTGCGATGGATGATGCTTCCGAGGATTGAGGGCGCAAAGAGAATCGTTTCCATGGAAGGAGACGAACTGAAAAAATGGGTTTTGATTGAAGACGAGGTTGAAAAATTCCTACTTAAAGGTGCAAGCCTGCTCGCACCCGGTGTTCTTGATGCAGAGCCTTCCATTGAACTCGACGATGAAGTAATTATCATTAACTCTGAAAAGAGAGTGATTGCAACCGGAAGGGCCCGGATGAGCGGCCCGGAGATGGCAGAGGCAAAGAAAGGAATTGCTGTTAAGCCCCGCAAGAAGGACAAGGGCAAGAAAGCACCTGAAGTGACACCTGCCTTCAAAAGCTGGGAAGACGTTATTGAGGCGAATTCACAAATTCTGGAAAAGTTCCAGAACGAGGCATACGAGTTTATTCACAATACCGTCGAGAAGGTGGACAGGCCACTTTCAGTATCCTATTCCGGGGGGAAAGACAGTCTAGCCACATTGCATCTTGTGCATGAATGCACCAACGATTATGAGATTATTTTTGCAGATACCGGACTGGAATTCCCTGAAACCCTGCAGAATGTGGAAGATGTCGCTGAATTTTACGACAAGACTCCAACTGTAAAAAGTGTTGGAAATGCATTCTGGGAATCCGTTGATGATTTCGGACCACCATCCCTTGAGATGCGCTGGTGCTGCAAGGTCTGCAAACTTGGGCCCATCACACAGTTGATAGAGGACAATTTCGACGAAGGCTGTCTGACATTCGTGGGACAGCGCAAGTACGAATCCGCCACCCGTGCACGAAGCAATCGAGTCTGGAAGAATCCCTGGGTGGCAAACCAGACTGCAGCATCCCCAATACAGGATTGGACTGCCTTGCATGTCTGGCTATACATTTTCAAGAACAAACTGCCTTACAATCCGCTTTACGGCAAAGGCTTCGACCGTATCGGCTGCTGGCTCTGCCCGTCTTCCTCGCTGGCAGATCTAATGAACCTTAAGGAAACTCACCCTGAACTTGACGACAGACTTTCCGAAATGCTCCTCAAGTATGCGGAGAAGATGGGGCTTGATCCCGGGTGGGCTGAGTACGGGATGTGGAGATGGAAGAAACATCCCCCAGCCATACAGGAAATGGCTGAGAAGCTGGATATCACCATCCTTCCAACCAGAAAAGACGATACAAAACTCACATTCACTTCGAGTTCAGGCTACAGGCCATGCAAAAACGGAGAGATTACAGCAGAAGGAAGTTTTTCTGCAGCTCTTGATCTCGATCACATCAGGGATACCGGCATGACGATTACCGTCGGGAAAACAGGATACATGTCAGGAGTTGCCCACATCCGTTCCGATGAAAAATCGGTCCAGCTTTTTGCTTCCGGGAACATTGTTTCAAGGGCAAAATCCGAGGAAGAGGCAAAAGCCCTGCTTACCAAAACCAGGAAAACCGTGCTTCGGGTACTCGGGTGCGTGGGCTGCGGTGTTTGTGTTGGAAGGTGTCCTGTGAGTGCTATTTCCCTGAAGGAGAAGCAGGCTTATGTTGACGAGAGTTGCACAAGCTGTGGCAACTGCATTGACAGCTGCCCTGTGGTGAAATTCCAGTGA
- a CDS encoding CRISPR-associated protein Cas4, producing the protein MPENIPQILNKLSDVALYLRCPRKVYFEYRENEREMQPVLFAKHLLIKELAYSYHELLDSASDRNELVNSMQEKLYEAAADFVHIYAAEAEDLASTDIQENVAEITGLLEEIASNLMAHCDEHGKKKAINMITPVEIELILSNEAIKLTGQIPAIVELDETPSPMLIKTGNAPESGIWKNDRIHLAASSLLLAEYSGTHAAEGIVQYAASGNIRRTRIHTADRRNALNVIKKIEKIKKGKMPERKENPLCESCEFRESCISKPTSLASRLF; encoded by the coding sequence ATGCCAGAAAATATTCCACAAATTTTGAATAAACTATCCGATGTTGCCCTTTACCTTCGATGTCCAAGGAAAGTATACTTCGAATACAGAGAAAATGAGAGGGAAATGCAACCTGTGCTTTTCGCAAAGCATCTCCTTATCAAAGAACTGGCATATTCATACCATGAATTACTTGATAGCGCATCCGACAGGAACGAACTGGTAAATTCAATGCAAGAAAAGCTGTATGAAGCAGCAGCCGATTTTGTCCATATTTATGCAGCAGAAGCCGAGGACCTTGCCAGCACAGACATTCAGGAAAATGTAGCCGAAATCACCGGGTTGCTGGAAGAAATCGCTTCGAACCTGATGGCGCACTGTGATGAACACGGGAAGAAAAAAGCAATCAATATGATTACTCCCGTGGAAATTGAACTCATCCTTTCAAACGAAGCCATCAAACTAACCGGACAAATCCCTGCAATTGTAGAACTGGATGAAACACCATCTCCAATGCTGATTAAAACAGGCAATGCTCCTGAAAGCGGCATCTGGAAAAATGATCGCATACACCTTGCAGCAAGTAGCCTGCTTTTAGCGGAATACTCCGGAACACATGCTGCCGAGGGTATCGTGCAGTATGCAGCCTCCGGAAACATAAGAAGAACAAGGATCCATACTGCAGACAGGCGCAATGCCCTCAATGTCATCAAGAAAATTGAGAAAATAAAAAAGGGAAAAATGCCGGAGAGAAAAGAAAACCCTCTGTGCGAAAGCTGCGAATTCCGGGAAAGCTGTATCAGTAAGCCCACATCCCTTGCTTCTCGATTATTCTGA
- a CDS encoding helix-turn-helix domain-containing protein, giving the protein MDEDISKENVRRRLAEKMAGEITLSDKPGEALKKWRLNFDIAQTDLSGYLGVSPSVISDYESGRRKSPGTLIVSKIVEALLDIDESNGGQKIHAYEGMLSSEIASRAVYATYEYTYPMQLAKLATLIDADFVNKGSEKPLYGFTVVDSRKAIVELSSHEFQKLYGWSTERAMVFTKVSTGKSPMVAIRVTTLKPAAVVLHGISAKNVDPMAKKMAEVDRIPLLATTKDLDELVDVLKKYSQYHVME; this is encoded by the coding sequence ATGGACGAGGACATATCCAAAGAAAACGTTCGGAGGCGTCTGGCCGAGAAGATGGCAGGGGAAATTACCCTTTCCGACAAACCCGGTGAGGCACTCAAAAAATGGCGGCTCAATTTTGATATTGCCCAGACTGATCTATCAGGTTATCTGGGAGTTTCGCCATCGGTAATCAGCGATTATGAAAGCGGGAGGAGGAAATCTCCGGGGACGCTGATTGTCAGTAAGATAGTGGAAGCACTCCTGGACATAGATGAGTCCAACGGAGGACAGAAAATCCATGCTTATGAAGGGATGCTTTCCAGCGAAATCGCATCAAGAGCGGTTTACGCAACTTATGAATACACGTATCCCATGCAGCTGGCAAAGCTTGCCACGCTGATAGATGCGGATTTTGTTAACAAGGGTAGTGAAAAACCCCTTTACGGTTTCACGGTAGTGGACAGCCGGAAGGCAATTGTTGAGCTGTCTTCACACGAATTCCAGAAATTATATGGGTGGAGTACCGAGCGGGCAATGGTTTTCACCAAAGTAAGCACGGGGAAATCCCCGATGGTTGCTATCCGGGTGACAACCCTGAAACCTGCGGCAGTTGTGCTTCATGGGATTTCGGCAAAGAACGTGGATCCTATGGCAAAGAAGATGGCAGAGGTTGACAGGATACCTTTGCTTGCAACAACGAAAGATCTTGATGAACTTGTGGATGTGCTTAAAAAGTACAGCCAGTACCATGTGATGGAATAA